In a single window of the Streptomyces sp. HUAS ZL42 genome:
- a CDS encoding multifunctional oxoglutarate decarboxylase/oxoglutarate dehydrogenase thiamine pyrophosphate-binding subunit/dihydrolipoyllysine-residue succinyltransferase subunit gives MSPQSPSNASSISTDADQAGKNPAAAFGPNEWLVDEIYQQYLQDPNSVDRAWWDFFADYKPGAPAAQAPAGTAAAGAAETTTAAPAAPAAPAAAAPAAPAAPAAPAPAPAAPAAPKPAAAAPAPAPAAAPAKPAAVAKPAPAAAAPAAAEGPELVTLRGPAAAVAKNMNASLELPTATSVRAVPVKLLFDNRIVINNHLKRARGGKISFTHLIGYAMVQAIKAMPSMNYAFGEKDGKPTLIKPAHVNLGLAIDLVKPNGDRQLVVAAIKKAETLNFFEFWQAYEDIVRRARDGKLTMDDFTGVTVSLTNPGGLGTVHSVPRLMPGQSVIMGVGSMDYPAEFQGTSQDTLNKLGISKVMTLTSTYDHRVIQGAASGEFLRQVANLLLGESGFYDDIFESLRIPYEPVRWLKDIDVSHDDDVTKAARVFELIHSYRVRGHVMADTDPLEYRQRKHPDLDIIEHGLTLWDLEREFAVGGFAGKSMMKLREILGVLRDSYCRTTGIEFMHIQDPKQRKWIQDRVERPHTKPEREEQLRILRRLNAAEAFETFLQTKYVGQKRFSLEGGESVIPLLDAVLDSAAESRLDEVVIGMAHRGRLNVLANIVGKSYAQIFREFEGNLDPKSMHGSGDVKYHLGAQGTFTGLDGEQITVSLAANPSHLETVDPVIEGIARAKQDIINKGGTDFTVLPVALHGDAAFAGQGVVAETLNMSQLRGYRTGGTVHIVINNQVGFTAAPESSRSSMYATDVARMIEAPIFHVNGDDPEAVVRVARLAFEFRQAFNKDVVIDLICYRRRGHNESDNPAFTQPLMYDLIDKKRSVRKLYTESLIGRGDITLEEAEQALQDYQGQLEKVFTEVREATSQPAVADAQAPQDGFPIAVPTAISSEVVKRIAESQVNIPDHFTVHPRLLPQLQRRATMVEDGTIDWGMGETLAIGSLLLEGTPVRLSGQDSQRGTFGQRHAVLIDRETGADYTPLLYLSEDQARYNVYNSLLSEYAVMGFEYGYSLARPDALVMWEAQFGDFVNGAQTVVDEYISAAEQKWGQTSGVTLLLPHGYEGQGPDHSSARIERFLQLCAQNNMTVAMPTLPSNYFHLLRWQVHNPHHKPLVVFTPKSMLRLKAAASKTEEFTTGQFRPVIGDTSVDPAAVKKVVFCAGKVYYDLEAERHKRGDAETAIIRLERLYPLPGAEVQAEVNKYPNAEKYLWVQEEPANQGAWPFIALNLIDHLDLAVGADVPHGERLRRISRPHSSSPAVGSAKRHQAEQEQLVREVFEA, from the coding sequence GTGTCGCCACAGTCCCCCAGTAACGCATCGAGCATCTCGACCGACGCCGACCAAGCGGGCAAGAACCCCGCAGCCGCGTTCGGTCCGAACGAGTGGCTCGTCGACGAGATCTATCAGCAGTACCTCCAGGACCCGAATTCGGTAGACCGCGCCTGGTGGGACTTCTTCGCCGACTACAAGCCCGGGGCGCCCGCCGCCCAGGCTCCGGCGGGTACTGCGGCCGCGGGGGCCGCGGAGACCACCACGGCCGCTCCTGCCGCGCCCGCGGCCCCGGCTGCCGCCGCCCCCGCCGCACCGGCGGCCCCCGCGGCTCCCGCACCGGCTCCTGCCGCCCCGGCGGCCCCGAAGCCCGCGGCCGCCGCCCCGGCGCCCGCTCCGGCTGCGGCTCCGGCCAAGCCCGCCGCCGTGGCGAAGCCCGCGCCCGCCGCCGCGGCCCCCGCGGCTGCGGAGGGTCCCGAGCTGGTGACGCTGCGCGGCCCGGCCGCCGCGGTCGCCAAGAACATGAACGCCTCCCTGGAGCTGCCGACCGCCACCTCGGTCCGCGCGGTCCCGGTGAAGCTGCTGTTCGACAACCGCATCGTCATCAACAACCACCTGAAGCGGGCCCGGGGCGGGAAGATCTCCTTCACGCACCTGATCGGCTACGCGATGGTGCAGGCCATCAAGGCCATGCCGTCGATGAACTACGCCTTCGGCGAGAAGGACGGCAAGCCGACCCTCATCAAGCCGGCGCACGTCAACCTCGGCCTGGCCATCGACCTGGTGAAGCCGAACGGCGACCGCCAGCTCGTCGTCGCGGCGATCAAGAAGGCCGAGACGCTGAACTTCTTCGAGTTCTGGCAGGCCTACGAGGACATCGTCCGCCGCGCCCGCGACGGCAAGCTGACGATGGACGACTTCACCGGTGTGACGGTCTCCCTGACCAACCCGGGCGGCCTCGGCACCGTCCACTCCGTGCCGCGTCTGATGCCCGGCCAGTCGGTGATCATGGGTGTCGGCTCCATGGACTACCCGGCGGAGTTCCAGGGCACCAGCCAGGACACCCTGAACAAGCTCGGCATCTCGAAGGTCATGACGCTCACGTCGACCTACGACCACCGGGTGATCCAGGGCGCCGCCTCCGGCGAGTTCCTCCGCCAGGTCGCGAACCTGCTGCTCGGCGAGAGCGGCTTCTACGACGACATCTTCGAGTCCCTGCGCATCCCCTACGAGCCGGTCCGCTGGCTCAAGGACATCGACGTCTCCCACGACGACGACGTCACCAAGGCCGCGCGCGTCTTCGAGCTGATCCACTCCTACCGGGTCCGCGGCCACGTCATGGCCGACACCGACCCGCTGGAGTACCGCCAGCGCAAGCACCCCGACCTGGACATCATCGAGCACGGCCTCACCCTGTGGGACCTGGAGCGCGAGTTCGCGGTCGGCGGCTTCGCCGGCAAGTCGATGATGAAGCTGCGCGAGATCCTCGGGGTGCTGCGCGACTCGTACTGCCGCACCACCGGCATCGAGTTCATGCACATCCAGGACCCGAAGCAGCGCAAGTGGATCCAGGACCGCGTGGAGCGCCCGCACACCAAGCCGGAGCGCGAGGAGCAGCTGCGCATCCTGCGCCGCCTGAACGCGGCGGAGGCCTTCGAGACCTTCCTGCAAACGAAGTACGTCGGCCAGAAGCGCTTCAGCCTGGAGGGCGGCGAGTCCGTCATCCCGCTGCTCGACGCCGTGCTGGACTCGGCCGCCGAGTCCCGCCTGGACGAGGTCGTCATCGGCATGGCCCACCGAGGCCGCCTGAACGTCCTCGCCAACATCGTCGGCAAGTCGTACGCGCAGATCTTCCGCGAGTTCGAGGGCAACCTCGACCCGAAGTCGATGCACGGCTCCGGCGACGTGAAGTACCACCTGGGCGCCCAGGGCACCTTCACGGGCCTGGACGGCGAGCAGATCACGGTCTCGCTGGCCGCCAACCCGTCCCATCTGGAGACCGTCGACCCGGTCATCGAGGGCATCGCCCGCGCCAAGCAGGACATCATCAACAAGGGCGGCACGGACTTCACGGTCCTGCCGGTGGCCCTGCACGGCGACGCGGCCTTCGCGGGCCAGGGCGTGGTGGCCGAGACCCTGAACATGTCGCAGCTGCGCGGGTACCGCACCGGCGGCACGGTCCACATCGTCATCAACAACCAGGTCGGCTTCACGGCCGCCCCGGAGTCCTCGCGTTCGTCGATGTACGCGACGGACGTGGCGAGGATGATCGAGGCCCCGATCTTCCACGTGAACGGCGACGACCCCGAGGCCGTCGTCCGCGTCGCCCGCCTGGCCTTCGAGTTCCGCCAGGCGTTCAACAAGGACGTGGTGATCGACCTCATCTGCTACCGCCGCCGCGGTCACAACGAGTCGGACAACCCGGCCTTCACCCAGCCGCTGATGTACGACCTGATCGACAAGAAGCGCTCGGTGCGCAAGCTCTACACCGAGTCCCTGATCGGTCGCGGCGACATCACCCTGGAAGAGGCCGAGCAGGCCCTCCAGGACTACCAGGGCCAGCTGGAGAAGGTCTTCACGGAGGTTCGCGAGGCCACCTCGCAGCCGGCCGTCGCGGACGCCCAGGCACCGCAGGACGGCTTCCCGATCGCGGTGCCGACGGCGATCTCCTCCGAGGTCGTCAAGCGCATCGCCGAGTCCCAGGTGAACATCCCCGACCACTTCACCGTCCACCCGCGTCTGCTGCCGCAGCTCCAGCGCCGGGCGACGATGGTCGAGGACGGCACGATCGACTGGGGCATGGGCGAGACGCTCGCGATCGGCTCGCTGCTCCTCGAGGGCACGCCGGTCCGGCTGTCCGGCCAGGACTCCCAGCGCGGCACCTTCGGCCAGCGCCACGCGGTGCTGATCGACCGCGAGACGGGCGCGGACTACACCCCGCTGCTGTACCTGTCCGAGGACCAGGCCCGCTACAACGTCTACAACTCGCTGCTGTCCGAGTACGCGGTCATGGGCTTCGAGTACGGCTACTCGCTGGCCCGTCCGGACGCGCTGGTGATGTGGGAGGCGCAGTTCGGCGACTTCGTCAACGGCGCGCAGACGGTGGTCGACGAGTACATCTCGGCCGCCGAGCAGAAGTGGGGCCAGACCTCCGGCGTCACGCTGCTGCTGCCGCACGGCTACGAGGGCCAGGGCCCGGACCACTCCTCGGCCCGCATCGAGCGCTTCCTCCAGCTGTGCGCCCAGAACAACATGACGGTCGCCATGCCCACGCTCCCGTCGAACTACTTCCACCTCCTGCGGTGGCAGGTGCACAACCCGCACCACAAGCCGCTGGTCGTCTTCACCCCGAAGTCGATGCTGCGTCTGAAGGCGGCGGCCTCGAAGACGGAGGAGTTCACGACGGGCCAGTTCCGCCCGGTCATCGGCGACACGTCGGTCGACCCGGCCGCGGTGAAGAAGGTCGTCTTCTGCGCCGGCAAGGTCTACTACGACCTCGAGGCCGAGCGTCACAAGCGCGGCGACGCGGAGACGGCGATCATCCGCCTCGAGCGTCTGTACCCGCTGCCGGGTGCGGAGGTCCAGGCGGAGGTCAACAAGTACCCGAACGCCGAGAAGTACCTGTGGGTCCAGGAGGAGCCGGCGAACCAGGGTGCCTGGCCGTTCATCGCGCTCAACCTGATCGACCACCTCGACCTGGCGGTCGGCGCGGACGTCCCACACGGTGAGCGACTGCGGCGGATCTCCCGCCCGCACTCGTCGTCCCCGGCGGTGGGTTCGGCGAAGAGGCACCAGGCCGAGCAGGAGCAGCTGGTGCGTGAGGTGTTCGAGGCGTAG
- a CDS encoding spermidine synthase, whose amino-acid sequence MPTAYDIPEVLDRREGPHGEVVLRRHGELLQIIANGCFLMDTSDGRSERLLVDAALAALDDRAEPNVLIGGLGVGFSLAHAAACPRWGRITVVERERAVIDWHLDGPLARLSCGALADPRTDVVEADLVEYVHETCATYDALCLDIDNGPGWTVTEGNDGLYSPAGLASCARVLRPGGVLAVWSAQPSPEFEGTLGNAGFQQVRTEEIPVARGVPDVVHLAVRPG is encoded by the coding sequence ATGCCCACCGCGTACGACATTCCCGAAGTCCTGGACCGTCGTGAGGGGCCCCACGGCGAGGTCGTGCTGCGCCGGCACGGTGAGCTGCTGCAGATCATCGCCAACGGCTGCTTCCTGATGGACACCTCCGACGGCCGCTCGGAGCGGCTGCTCGTGGACGCCGCGCTGGCCGCCCTCGACGACCGTGCCGAGCCGAACGTGCTGATCGGCGGCCTGGGCGTCGGCTTCTCGCTCGCACACGCCGCCGCCTGCCCCCGCTGGGGCCGGATCACGGTCGTCGAGCGCGAACGCGCCGTCATCGACTGGCACCTCGACGGGCCGCTGGCCAGGCTGTCGTGCGGGGCGCTCGCCGATCCGCGCACCGACGTCGTCGAGGCGGACCTGGTCGAGTACGTCCATGAGACATGCGCCACGTACGACGCGCTCTGCCTCGACATCGACAACGGGCCCGGCTGGACCGTCACCGAGGGCAACGACGGCCTCTACTCACCGGCCGGACTGGCAAGCTGTGCGCGGGTGTTGAGGCCCGGCGGCGTCCTCGCGGTATGGTCCGCGCAGCCGTCTCCGGAATTCGAGGGAACCTTGGGGAATGCCGGGTTCCAACAGGTGCGTACCGAAGAGATCCCCGTTGCCCGAGGCGTTCCGGACGTCGTGCACCTCGCCGTCCGGCCTGGATAG
- a CDS encoding ATP-binding protein, whose protein sequence is MSDGPAARRSPGEPWGGVRPFSIKTKLGALVVIAVLITTGLMMIAMRTETELRFITVFSMVATLLITQFVAHSLTAPLGEMNTVARSISHGDYTRRVSENRRDELGDLAQTINAMADELETQDRQRKELVANVSHELRTPIAGLRAVLENVVDGIAEPDTETMRTALKQTERLGRLVETLLDLSRLDNGVVPLRKRRFEVWPYLSGVLKEANMVASARATMGSGGSHTRTDVHLHLDVSPPELTAHADPERIHQVVANLIDNAVKHSPPHGRVTVKARRGPQPESLELEVLDEGPGIPRSEWRRVFERFNRGAVRRPHGPGSDGGTGLGLAIARWAVDLHGGRIGVAESERGCRILVTLPGLTSVPG, encoded by the coding sequence ATGAGCGACGGGCCGGCCGCACGGAGGAGCCCCGGGGAACCCTGGGGTGGCGTACGCCCGTTCTCGATCAAGACCAAGCTGGGCGCACTGGTCGTCATCGCGGTGTTGATCACCACCGGGCTGATGATGATCGCCATGCGCACCGAGACAGAGCTGCGCTTCATCACGGTCTTCTCGATGGTCGCCACACTGCTCATCACGCAGTTCGTGGCCCACTCGCTCACCGCCCCCCTGGGCGAGATGAACACCGTGGCCCGGTCCATCTCGCACGGCGACTACACCCGCCGGGTGAGCGAGAACCGCCGGGACGAGCTGGGCGACCTGGCCCAGACGATCAATGCCATGGCCGACGAGCTGGAGACCCAGGACCGTCAGCGCAAGGAGCTCGTGGCGAACGTCTCGCACGAGCTGCGCACCCCGATCGCGGGCCTGCGGGCGGTGCTGGAGAACGTCGTGGACGGCATCGCCGAGCCGGACACCGAGACCATGCGCACGGCCCTGAAGCAGACGGAGCGACTCGGGCGGCTGGTGGAGACGCTGCTCGACCTGTCCCGCCTCGACAACGGCGTCGTACCGCTGCGCAAGAGACGTTTCGAGGTGTGGCCGTACCTGTCGGGCGTGCTGAAGGAGGCCAACATGGTCGCCTCGGCGCGCGCGACCATGGGCTCGGGCGGCAGTCACACCCGTACGGACGTCCATCTGCACCTGGACGTCTCCCCGCCCGAGCTGACCGCGCACGCCGACCCGGAACGCATCCACCAGGTCGTGGCGAACCTGATCGACAACGCCGTCAAGCACAGCCCGCCGCACGGCCGCGTCACGGTCAAGGCGCGGCGCGGGCCGCAGCCGGAGTCGCTGGAGCTGGAGGTCCTGGACGAGGGCCCCGGAATCCCCAGGTCGGAGTGGCGCCGCGTGTTCGAGCGGTTCAACCGGGGTGCCGTGCGCCGGCCGCACGGGCCGGGCAGCGACGGCGGCACGGGGCTGGGCCTGGCGATCGCCCGCTGGGCGGTGGATCTGCACGGTGGCCGGATCGGAGTGGCCGAATCCGAGCGGGGTTGCCGGATTCTTGTCACCCTTCCGGGACTTACATCCGTGCCAGGTTGA
- a CDS encoding response regulator transcription factor translates to MEQTHTSHSGTATATPGAQRRVLVVEDDPTIVDAIAARLRAEGFLVQTAGDGPAAVDTAEAWQPDLLILDIMLPGFDGLEVCRRVQAQRPVPVLMLTARDDETDMLVGLGVGADDYMTKPFSMRELAARVHVLLRRVERAAIAASTPRSGILRLGELEIDHAQRRVRVRSEDVHLTPTEFDLLVCLANTPRAVLSREQLLAEVWDWADASGTRTVDSHIKALRRKIGAERIRTVHGVGYALETPTP, encoded by the coding sequence ATGGAGCAGACACACACCTCCCACAGCGGCACGGCAACGGCGACCCCGGGCGCACAGCGCCGGGTGCTGGTGGTTGAGGACGACCCGACGATCGTCGACGCCATCGCGGCCCGCCTGCGTGCCGAGGGATTCCTCGTGCAAACGGCGGGCGACGGGCCGGCGGCGGTCGACACCGCGGAGGCATGGCAGCCCGACCTGCTGATCCTCGACATCATGCTGCCCGGCTTCGACGGTCTGGAGGTCTGCCGGCGTGTGCAGGCCCAGCGGCCGGTGCCGGTGCTGATGCTCACCGCGCGCGACGACGAGACCGACATGCTGGTCGGCCTGGGCGTCGGCGCCGACGACTACATGACCAAGCCGTTCTCGATGCGCGAGCTGGCCGCGCGCGTGCACGTGCTGCTGCGCCGGGTGGAGCGGGCCGCGATCGCGGCGTCGACCCCGCGCAGCGGGATCCTGCGGCTCGGCGAGCTGGAGATCGACCACGCCCAGCGCCGGGTACGGGTGCGCTCCGAGGACGTGCATCTGACGCCCACCGAGTTCGACCTCCTCGTCTGCCTGGCGAACACCCCGCGGGCCGTCCTCTCCCGTGAGCAGTTGCTCGCCGAGGTGTGGGACTGGGCGGACGCCTCCGGCACCCGGACCGTCGACAGCCACATCAAGGCGCTGCGCCGGAAGATCGGAGCCGAGCGGATCCGCACCGTGCACGGTGTGGGCTACGCGCTGGAGACACCGACACCATGA
- the fxsT gene encoding FxSxx-COOH system tetratricopeptide repeat protein, with translation MAEQRRSGSDGASAPEHFLVVFPGYHRSWATWIAHSLERHGQRVTLHRWDPPRAVPLEDSLGDLLLSSGRVLLVLNDWFFELGPRPAGEWNDALRGFVAANADRFAAVNLTNRPLLPATAVLEPASLWGLSEEAAEERLLSRLGLERRRTPRALPARARYPETRCEIWGEVPRRNPRFTGRDDLLTDIHQRLADAERGAAACTLLGMSGIGKTQLAAEYAHRFSTDYDMVWWVNSDDRNIQRDRLGELAVELGLRIGSEPGERIRAVRDALRRGEPHSNWLLIFDGWDDTDGVNTLLPQGSGHVLITSRNRGWSEHTDILEIPAFLRAESTAYLMRRAPHITADEADEVAGEFGDVPLPLVQAASWLGESGMEVPEYLRMVRERRLSTVDEPATGEGFPQSSMTSWSILLNRLRRAQPQAIEVLSLCTSFAPGRIPLGLIRAYPRAELPEELGWMVTDLPAWTRALDTLVNYSVLTRETRGPAGAEMGPHQESVHMHRLVHDIVSKLTSDDSRASHRRAVHTLLAEADPKNPMDTRNWPRYAELLPHLEPSGALDSSLPRVQETILNCLRYCFRSGEYKGGLELARQIRERWSRTMDPLAQPMLDLTTQESNMLRAGGSFREAYELDRGVLGKLESAPRRNEIGELNTKGAVATSLRHLGRYEEAYALQREVHDGNLRLLGADEIPTLIARFNLGVSLRLLGRYAEAYEVDLETLSRRESVLRARHISTLNSGSAVAHDLRLLGRYRDALARQEPVVRLHVQVLGPQHPQTLEARAQLAMCRRREGSQSQDIGPSMASLLEQLVQLHGRGHYRTLAFITNYGNFLREHGDLRQARGLIDEAESGYRSLLGPAHPVATGMLSNTGLVMQAAGERAEAMAMFEAALAGLTATLGADHPWVLGCALNAASARNFNGRIADAVELSRDTLRRARHALGDEHPLTLSCQVALAADLRAAREQEEAGKLEDDGLLGLTRTLGAQHPHTISARQRTRPYWDFEAYLG, from the coding sequence ATGGCGGAACAGCGGCGGTCGGGCTCGGACGGTGCATCGGCACCCGAGCACTTCCTGGTGGTCTTTCCGGGCTACCACCGCTCGTGGGCTACATGGATCGCGCACAGCCTGGAGCGCCACGGTCAGCGAGTCACCCTGCACCGCTGGGATCCGCCTCGCGCGGTCCCGCTCGAGGACTCGCTCGGTGACCTGCTGCTATCCAGCGGACGTGTGCTGCTGGTCCTCAACGACTGGTTCTTCGAACTCGGCCCGCGCCCCGCCGGGGAGTGGAACGACGCGCTGCGTGGCTTCGTCGCCGCGAACGCCGACCGCTTCGCCGCCGTCAACCTCACCAACCGGCCGCTCCTGCCGGCCACCGCGGTCCTGGAGCCGGCCAGCCTGTGGGGGCTGAGCGAGGAAGCCGCCGAGGAACGCCTGCTGAGCCGGCTCGGCCTGGAACGCCGCCGCACCCCGCGGGCCCTGCCCGCACGGGCCCGCTACCCGGAGACGCGCTGCGAGATCTGGGGCGAGGTCCCGCGCCGGAACCCGCGGTTCACCGGCCGCGACGACCTGCTCACCGACATCCACCAGCGTCTTGCCGACGCCGAGCGCGGTGCCGCCGCCTGCACACTGCTCGGCATGTCCGGCATCGGCAAGACCCAGCTCGCCGCCGAGTACGCACACCGTTTCAGTACCGACTACGACATGGTGTGGTGGGTCAACTCCGACGACCGCAACATCCAGCGCGACCGGCTGGGCGAACTCGCCGTGGAACTCGGCCTGCGCATCGGCAGCGAGCCCGGCGAACGCATCCGCGCCGTCCGGGACGCCCTGCGGCGCGGGGAACCGCACTCCAACTGGCTGCTGATCTTCGACGGCTGGGACGACACCGACGGCGTCAACACGCTGCTTCCGCAGGGCTCCGGGCATGTCCTGATCACCTCCCGCAACCGGGGCTGGAGCGAGCACACCGACATCCTCGAGATCCCGGCCTTCCTCCGCGCGGAGTCCACGGCGTACCTGATGCGCCGCGCGCCGCACATCACCGCGGACGAGGCCGACGAGGTCGCCGGCGAGTTCGGTGACGTACCGCTGCCGCTGGTGCAGGCCGCCTCCTGGCTCGGCGAGTCCGGCATGGAGGTGCCCGAGTACCTGCGGATGGTCCGCGAACGCAGACTGTCCACCGTGGACGAGCCCGCCACCGGAGAGGGCTTCCCGCAGTCGTCCATGACCTCCTGGTCGATACTGCTCAACCGGCTCCGCCGGGCCCAGCCGCAGGCGATCGAGGTGCTCAGCCTGTGCACGTCCTTCGCGCCCGGGCGTATCCCGCTGGGCCTCATCCGTGCCTATCCCAGGGCGGAACTCCCTGAGGAACTGGGCTGGATGGTCACCGATCTGCCGGCCTGGACGCGGGCCCTGGACACACTGGTCAACTACTCGGTACTGACCCGCGAGACCCGCGGTCCCGCCGGTGCCGAGATGGGTCCGCACCAGGAGTCGGTGCACATGCACCGGCTCGTCCACGACATCGTCTCCAAGCTGACCAGCGACGACAGCCGCGCCAGCCATCGCAGAGCCGTCCACACCCTGCTCGCGGAGGCCGACCCCAAGAACCCGATGGACACCCGGAACTGGCCCAGGTACGCGGAGCTGCTCCCGCACCTGGAACCCTCCGGGGCGCTGGACAGCTCCCTTCCGAGGGTCCAGGAGACGATCCTGAACTGCCTGCGGTACTGCTTCCGCAGCGGCGAGTACAAGGGCGGCCTCGAACTCGCCCGGCAGATCCGCGAACGCTGGTCGCGGACCATGGATCCGCTGGCCCAGCCCATGCTCGACCTGACCACTCAGGAGAGCAACATGCTGCGGGCCGGCGGGAGCTTCCGGGAGGCGTACGAGCTGGACCGCGGCGTCCTCGGGAAGCTGGAGTCCGCTCCGCGGCGCAACGAGATCGGCGAGCTCAACACCAAGGGCGCCGTCGCCACGAGCCTGCGCCACCTCGGACGGTACGAGGAGGCGTACGCCCTGCAGCGCGAGGTCCACGACGGCAACCTCCGGCTGCTCGGCGCCGACGAGATCCCCACGCTGATCGCCCGTTTCAACCTCGGCGTCAGCCTGCGTCTCCTCGGCCGTTACGCGGAGGCGTACGAGGTCGACCTGGAGACGCTCTCCCGCAGGGAGAGCGTCCTGCGGGCCCGGCACATCAGCACCCTCAACTCGGGCAGCGCCGTCGCACACGACCTGCGACTCCTCGGCCGCTACCGCGACGCGCTCGCCCGTCAGGAGCCGGTGGTCCGGCTCCATGTGCAGGTGCTCGGCCCCCAGCATCCGCAGACCCTGGAGGCCCGCGCCCAGCTGGCCATGTGCCGTCGGCGCGAGGGCAGCCAATCCCAGGACATCGGCCCCTCGATGGCCAGCCTCCTGGAACAGCTGGTGCAGCTGCACGGCCGCGGGCACTACCGCACCCTGGCCTTCATCACGAACTACGGCAACTTCCTGCGCGAGCACGGTGACCTGCGTCAGGCCCGCGGCCTCATCGACGAGGCGGAGTCCGGCTACCGCTCCCTCCTCGGACCCGCCCACCCGGTCGCCACCGGCATGCTCTCCAACACCGGACTGGTCATGCAGGCGGCAGGCGAGCGTGCCGAGGCCATGGCGATGTTCGAGGCTGCGCTGGCCGGTCTCACCGCCACGCTCGGCGCCGACCATCCCTGGGTCCTGGGGTGCGCCCTGAACGCCGCCAGCGCACGCAACTTCAACGGCCGTATCGCCGACGCCGTGGAACTGAGCCGGGACACCCTGCGCCGCGCCCGGCACGCGCTCGGCGACGAGCATCCGCTCACGCTGTCCTGTCAGGTGGCGCTCGCCGCCGATCTGCGGGCCGCGCGCGAGCAGGAGGAGGCCGGGAAGCTGGAGGACGACGGTCTCCTCGGACTCACCCGCACGCTGGGCGCCCAGCATCCGCACACCATCTCCGCCCGCCAGCGCACGCGGCCCTACTGGGACTTCGAGGCGTATCTGGGCTGA